A stretch of the Desulfovibrio sp. Huiquan2017 genome encodes the following:
- a CDS encoding sulfite exporter TauE/SafE family protein, whose product MSLPVVLLAGVFFISLLLTMVGLGGGLVFSPLFVLLGMAKGEAAAASLFLNLTAAGSAAYAYSRKGMVDFSLSIPLILFSAAAAPIGAYLNTRIETKPFLMIVAVILFLAAVRMLFSPKGDDRTVERARTTKIIGGAIIGAVIGLMAGLLGIGGGVFIVPLLIFFLKIPTKTAAASSTFIVCFSSLTGFLGYASMGEVDWYFLLPAAVVAFLGGQAGARLMSTRLTGRTVRLLFSLLLFGLCAKLLHQGFYGV is encoded by the coding sequence ATGAGCCTACCCGTTGTCTTGCTTGCAGGCGTATTTTTCATCTCACTCCTGCTGACCATGGTCGGTCTCGGCGGCGGGCTTGTCTTCTCGCCGCTGTTCGTGCTTCTGGGCATGGCGAAGGGCGAGGCGGCCGCCGCATCCCTGTTCCTGAACCTCACGGCTGCGGGATCGGCGGCGTACGCCTATTCGCGAAAGGGGATGGTCGATTTCTCCCTTTCGATCCCGCTGATCCTGTTTTCCGCAGCGGCCGCGCCGATCGGCGCTTACCTGAACACCCGGATCGAAACGAAACCGTTCCTGATGATCGTGGCCGTCATTCTCTTTCTGGCGGCGGTGCGCATGCTGTTTTCGCCCAAGGGCGACGACCGGACGGTGGAGCGGGCAAGAACAACCAAAATTATCGGCGGGGCGATTATCGGCGCGGTCATCGGCCTGATGGCCGGGTTGCTGGGAATCGGAGGCGGGGTCTTCATCGTCCCCTTGCTTATCTTCTTCTTGAAAATTCCGACCAAGACGGCTGCAGCTTCATCCACCTTCATCGTCTGCTTCTCCTCGCTCACCGGATTCCTGGGATACGCATCCATGGGGGAGGTCGATTGGTATTTCCTGTTACCTGCGGCGGTGGTCGCCTTTCTCGGCGGTCAGGCCGGAGCGAGGCTGATGAGTACCAGGCTGACGGGCCGGACGGTCAGGCTCCTGTT
- a CDS encoding metalloregulator ArsR/SmtB family transcription factor, with protein sequence MVNFEKQASMFKVLSVGTRIRILELLKGGPLCVNALAKRLGVTPSAVSQNLRILRDADLVVADKQGYFVHYGINRQTMTELRSLANGVFSMPNLL encoded by the coding sequence ATGGTCAATTTTGAAAAACAAGCCAGTATGTTCAAAGTCCTCTCGGTCGGCACTCGCATACGGATACTGGAGCTGCTGAAAGGCGGCCCTTTGTGCGTAAACGCCTTGGCGAAGAGGCTGGGCGTCACTCCTTCAGCCGTATCCCAGAACCTGCGCATCCTGAGGGATGCGGACCTCGTTGTTGCGGACAAGCAGGGCTATTTCGTGCATTACGGGATTAACCGGCAGACCATGACGGAATTGCGGTCCCTCGCGAACGGGGTGTTCAGCATGCCAAATTTGTTGTGA